A stretch of the candidate division WOR-3 bacterium genome encodes the following:
- a CDS encoding Gfo/Idh/MocA family oxidoreductase, with the protein MGKQISIGVVGCGTHAQIAHLPFFSRNHRCRLTAICDTDLRKIDYLGSKYSVPRRYQDFQEIVEDGEIDALVIAAPNYLHVPMSVTALKYGKHVLCETPMAVNLREAREITRVAKKAKNKFVLAMNNRVRPDVQILKNFIQENELGTIYYAKSGWLIGTREWILSPGRLESLSRSGGAFLNLGVHLLDIALYLLANKVVKSVFASLHKKEVEADVEDTAMCIINFSDGTLLTIEVGWSLLFEKDFLYCNVFGNKGAALLNPLKIQKELHGELYNVTPTIAHKNIYKTSYQLQNHMFLECLTGKKQPPICNNDGLMIAEITEAFYASAQKEQLVKI; encoded by the coding sequence ATGGGAAAACAAATCAGCATCGGTGTCGTAGGATGCGGGACCCACGCCCAGATCGCGCATCTGCCTTTTTTTAGCAGGAACCACCGATGCCGCCTGACGGCGATCTGTGATACTGATTTACGAAAGATCGACTACCTGGGGTCAAAGTACAGTGTCCCCAGGAGATACCAGGATTTTCAAGAAATTGTCGAGGACGGCGAAATCGACGCCCTGGTAATAGCGGCTCCAAACTACCTGCACGTTCCTATGTCGGTTACCGCACTCAAGTATGGTAAGCACGTGCTATGCGAAACACCCATGGCGGTCAACCTGCGCGAGGCGCGCGAAATAACCAGGGTCGCTAAGAAAGCAAAGAACAAATTCGTGCTGGCAATGAATAACCGGGTACGTCCCGATGTGCAGATACTCAAGAACTTCATCCAGGAAAATGAATTGGGCACTATATACTATGCAAAAAGCGGCTGGTTAATTGGTACCCGTGAATGGATTTTGAGTCCAGGACGTCTGGAGAGCCTCTCTCGAAGCGGCGGAGCTTTCCTGAACCTTGGCGTACATCTTCTCGATATCGCGTTGTATCTGCTGGCAAATAAAGTCGTAAAGAGTGTCTTTGCATCCCTGCACAAAAAAGAAGTAGAGGCCGATGTTGAAGACACGGCCATGTGCATCATCAATTTCAGCGATGGTACATTACTGACGATAGAAGTTGGTTGGTCCCTTCTCTTCGAAAAGGATTTCCTATACTGCAATGTATTTGGGAACAAAGGCGCTGCTCTGCTCAATCCTCTAAAGATACAGAAGGAGTTGCACGGGGAGCTCTATAACGTAACACCAACAATTGCCCATAAGAACATTTACAAAACATCATATCAATTGCAGAACCACATGTTCCTTGAATGCCTGACGGGTAAAAAACAACCGCCGATATGCAACAACGATGGTTTGATGATAGCGGAAATAACCGAAGCATTTTACGCGTCGGCTCAGAAGGAACAGCTGGTCAAAATATAG
- a CDS encoding glutamine synthetase beta-grasp domain-containing protein, with protein sequence MKKHNNAKLKKKLETMGIRFIDLKYPSLIGNLHHITVPFERFDWIIDSGVGVDGSSLPGYKLVEKGDMLLFPDLSTLFFDPFFEQKTASFLCSIHLPDTLVPYRRDPRNLAKKTAAYVRKELNTDVHFLTELEFYMLGQCRYGEGSGYSFFEIGPEIDDENLRVYYPIRKKGGYHVGPPQDLYFNIRNSIVDTLSLCGIKSKYHHHEVGEKGQVEIELVFEPLVKAADDVFMAKYLIRCVSQKYGKWVTFMPKPFFDEPGNGMHFHQYLGSKNRSLFYAADKDHNLSEVALNYIGGILHHSRALCAITNPSTNSYKRLIPGFEAPTYTDFAFASRTTAIRIPGYLKNIRMLDIEYRIPDAMANPYFAIPAVVLAGIDGIKNKTKPEKKEKLPSNMYEAIEALKKDHEFLLQGGIFSMDLLESWIEVKTKQLEEVHIRPHPHEFTLYFGA encoded by the coding sequence ATGAAGAAACACAATAATGCAAAATTGAAAAAGAAACTGGAAACCATGGGGATACGGTTTATAGATTTAAAATACCCTTCACTGATCGGGAATCTGCATCACATAACCGTGCCTTTCGAGAGATTTGACTGGATAATCGACAGTGGCGTGGGTGTGGATGGCTCAAGTCTCCCCGGATACAAACTTGTAGAGAAGGGAGACATGCTGCTCTTTCCGGATCTGTCTACCCTATTCTTCGACCCATTCTTCGAGCAAAAAACTGCTTCGTTCCTGTGCAGCATACATTTACCCGATACACTCGTCCCTTACCGACGCGACCCCAGAAACCTTGCCAAGAAGACCGCCGCGTACGTCCGTAAAGAACTCAACACGGATGTCCATTTCCTGACTGAATTGGAGTTCTACATGCTCGGACAGTGCCGCTACGGCGAAGGCTCGGGCTACAGCTTCTTTGAAATCGGACCGGAAATTGACGATGAAAACCTCCGTGTCTACTATCCGATAAGGAAAAAGGGTGGCTATCATGTTGGCCCGCCGCAGGATCTGTACTTCAACATACGAAACTCAATAGTCGACACCCTATCACTCTGCGGTATTAAATCAAAGTATCACCATCATGAGGTCGGTGAAAAAGGACAGGTGGAGATCGAATTGGTTTTTGAACCGCTGGTCAAGGCAGCCGATGACGTATTCATGGCCAAGTACCTGATAAGATGCGTTTCGCAGAAGTACGGCAAGTGGGTCACATTCATGCCAAAACCATTCTTCGATGAACCAGGTAATGGAATGCATTTTCACCAGTATCTCGGAAGCAAGAATCGATCATTGTTCTATGCCGCGGACAAAGACCATAACCTGAGCGAGGTGGCACTGAATTACATCGGAGGCATCCTGCACCATTCTCGCGCGCTCTGCGCAATTACCAACCCCAGCACGAATTCATACAAACGCCTTATCCCCGGGTTTGAGGCACCAACATATACGGACTTTGCCTTCGCCAGCCGAACAACGGCGATCCGCATCCCTGGCTACCTGAAGAACATCAGAATGCTCGATATCGAGTATCGGATCCCCGATGCCATGGCGAACCCTTACTTTGCGATACCAGCGGTAGTGCTCGCAGGGATCGACGGGATAAAGAATAAAACCAAACCGGAAAAAAAGGAGAAACTACCGTCAAATATGTATGAAGCGATCGAGGCTTTGAAAAAAGACCATGAATTCTTGCTGCAAGGCGGGATATTCAGCATGGACCTGCTCGAGAGCTGGATCGAGGTAAAGACAAAACAATTAGAAGAGGTACATATCAGACCTCACCCCCATGAATTCACCCTGTACTTTGGTGCTTAG
- a CDS encoding branched-chain amino acid transaminase, whose protein sequence is MAMAQTKYIWMDGNFVAWEDAKIHIMSHVIHYGTGVFEGLRCYDTPKGPMVFRLKDHTDRLFNSAKIYRMEIPYEREKINKVTVELIKMNGLKAAYIRPIAYRGYGELGVNPFPCPVNVTIATLQWGKYLGDEALENGVDVMISSWNRMAPNTFPAMAKCCANYMNSQLIKMEAIMYGFTEGIALDNTGYLSEGSGENLFVIKNDTVYTPPLHASILPGITRNCVMTIARDMGFEVIQEKLAREFLYIADEVFFTGSAAEITPIRSVDKITVGAGKAGPITKKLQKRFFDIIEGREPDKHNWLTKVG, encoded by the coding sequence ATGGCGATGGCGCAGACCAAATATATTTGGATGGACGGAAATTTCGTCGCATGGGAAGATGCAAAAATCCATATCATGTCCCATGTCATACACTACGGTACCGGGGTCTTTGAAGGCTTGAGATGTTATGATACGCCTAAAGGACCGATGGTCTTCCGACTGAAGGATCATACCGATCGTCTTTTCAATTCCGCCAAGATATACCGCATGGAAATTCCTTACGAGCGCGAAAAAATCAACAAGGTCACAGTAGAGTTGATAAAGATGAACGGATTGAAGGCAGCGTATATCAGACCGATCGCTTACCGCGGTTACGGTGAGTTGGGTGTCAATCCTTTTCCGTGTCCCGTGAATGTCACCATTGCCACGCTTCAATGGGGCAAGTATCTGGGCGATGAGGCACTTGAAAATGGCGTCGACGTCATGATATCATCATGGAATAGAATGGCTCCGAATACTTTTCCGGCTATGGCAAAATGCTGCGCAAATTATATGAATTCGCAACTTATAAAAATGGAAGCCATCATGTATGGCTTCACCGAAGGTATTGCCCTTGATAACACCGGTTATCTCAGTGAAGGTTCTGGTGAGAATTTGTTCGTGATCAAAAACGACACAGTCTATACTCCACCGCTTCATGCCAGTATCTTACCAGGGATAACCCGCAACTGTGTAATGACCATTGCCCGAGATATGGGGTTCGAGGTTATCCAGGAGAAACTCGCGCGCGAATTTCTGTATATCGCCGATGAGGTCTTCTTCACTGGTTCGGCCGCCGAAATAACGCCAATCCGTTCGGTCGACAAGATAACCGTTGGCGCCGGCAAAGCCGGTCCAATTACCAAAAAATTGCAGAAGAGATTTTTCGATATCATCGAAGGCCGTGAGCCTGACAAGCACAACTGGCTGACAAAGGTCGGTTGA
- the rpiB gene encoding ribose 5-phosphate isomerase B has protein sequence MKIAIGADHRGFVTKTKVIDYLRKKGYDVLDYGVDSAEPIDYPDIAIRVGEAVASRKVAYGILFCYSGQGMVMAANKVKGVRAALCIDPTYARFARAHNNANVLVMPAGFIKYGARMRNIVNTFILTEFEGGRHLRRIKKIGQYEDSTHCI, from the coding sequence ATGAAGATCGCAATCGGTGCGGATCATCGTGGGTTTGTGACGAAAACAAAGGTCATTGATTATCTTCGCAAGAAAGGATACGATGTGCTAGATTACGGTGTCGATTCTGCCGAGCCAATCGATTATCCGGATATTGCCATAAGGGTCGGTGAAGCTGTCGCTTCCCGAAAAGTTGCCTACGGCATCCTCTTCTGTTACAGCGGTCAAGGTATGGTCATGGCCGCCAACAAGGTGAAGGGAGTAAGGGCGGCGTTATGCATCGACCCTACCTACGCACGTTTTGCACGTGCCCACAACAATGCTAATGTTCTGGTAATGCCGGCAGGTTTCATAAAATACGGGGCCAGGATGAGGAATATTGTTAATACCTTTATCCTCACTGAATTCGAGGGCGGCAGGCATCTCCGCCGCATAAAGAAAATAGGGCAATATGAAGATTCTACCCATTGCATTTGA